The following are from one region of the Candidatus Trichorickettsia mobilis genome:
- a CDS encoding type IV secretion system protein produces the protein MNQGLLKVLAGAAIIALIVCLIMAILATIGGVKITDGCFQRYSMDGQKKVSADSITNTITLRADSNYTSTSSTDSNGKAIISKDPLHYGEWLNSNLAVSSGQIIKLRVKGEVSLCKAYLPKNNLGSSSNLDKNNQKIAIPRVEDEEATPLIFSATLGEWRNITEMYRNDRIRVTLGKDGDTTATNIFTKQLESTSCSDGSIKYNPICGRYSPYNGVKYPLKCTLPCDVRYDCDCKSVIWGRNSWRSNTICTGTDGPCFNHGEVGSRRNLITVDVYPKLETKIGPASYSSDGSGFIANKDILNSAILGMTCHGPSGHWEISESSYELPNGNKADGPDSDLTPPDQAYYICRDFPANFPATFSNPADLSQPPKAKFWCSASDACGILYRFDGNESPTSASTEGSNYKVAKIIDEQTRTIFDNVYVEGDKAYLQYRLYDRSTKLPNDTGGYVFSIKQTKCRRTNGIGLTDPGATDRGRIQYIITKYGDSPNLGPKDNSINTSGYSAVTQADGTIQIMNGSTNAFGPDVKIYPDGTITAYAGGGKTINYSCFSNPAKLYKDYPTAGPIACSLIGASSSGSSSSTNYGVNYTPEGLVVDADGNGEIKVPDGVEGYLWMRVYNNTADYPESFGQYTVQFFTSKATGQFTALILTPLFEKMKDMIKSASIQVFKNMTCYDGGATEYSSCISFFTYIKGILSLYIMVYGMMFLLGMVQISQLDLVTRVIKIGFVSGLMSHKTFDFFNNYVFDFVTGFSDSIISNMSGFSMFSTSDKITNPFMFMDALMSKIFFTQTFFAQLLALIGMGISGMLYFIIVVIALAILIITTFRAIAIYIMAFLSVAVLIGLAPLFLTFMLFDFTKYLFDNWVRFTFRYMVEPVVLMAGIIILTQLFTIYLDFAVGYSVCWKCALPIKLPFPNIPGFSPAFADVELFCINWFAPWGFDHRSGMMGINLQHMIALVIIAYCMYGYAELSSKMVVKLTGTAGPSATSAGNAMSGSIENWALKKVGLDKESRDGYKQAAEERGAKRKGALSENKDAADKAERAASSSNVGTKK, from the coding sequence ATGAATCAAGGTTTATTAAAAGTTTTAGCTGGTGCCGCAATTATTGCCTTAATTGTATGCTTAATTATGGCAATTCTTGCAACTATAGGTGGTGTTAAAATTACCGATGGTTGTTTTCAAAGATATTCTATGGATGGTCAAAAGAAAGTTAGTGCAGATAGTATTACTAATACCATAACTTTACGGGCGGATAGTAACTACACTTCAACCAGTAGCACTGATTCTAATGGTAAAGCAATAATCTCTAAGGATCCACTACATTACGGCGAATGGTTAAATAGTAATTTAGCGGTCTCATCTGGACAAATTATTAAGTTAAGAGTTAAGGGAGAAGTCTCCCTTTGTAAAGCATATTTACCAAAGAATAATTTGGGTTCATCCAGCAATCTAGATAAAAATAATCAAAAAATAGCAATACCACGAGTTGAAGATGAAGAAGCAACGCCGTTAATTTTTAGTGCAACCCTTGGTGAATGGCGAAATATCACTGAAATGTATAGAAATGATCGTATACGAGTGACTTTAGGTAAAGATGGAGATACTACGGCAACTAATATTTTTACAAAACAGCTTGAATCCACAAGTTGTTCTGATGGTAGTATCAAATACAATCCTATATGTGGTAGATATTCGCCGTATAATGGGGTTAAATATCCGTTAAAATGTACTTTACCGTGTGATGTAAGATATGATTGTGATTGTAAATCAGTGATTTGGGGTAGAAATTCGTGGAGAAGCAATACTATTTGTACTGGTACTGATGGTCCATGTTTTAATCACGGAGAGGTAGGCTCAAGAAGAAATCTGATTACTGTAGATGTGTACCCAAAATTAGAGACAAAAATTGGACCTGCTTCATATTCATCTGACGGTAGTGGTTTTATTGCTAATAAAGATATATTAAATTCTGCTATTTTAGGTATGACTTGCCATGGTCCTAGCGGTCACTGGGAAATTAGCGAGAGTAGTTATGAGTTGCCTAATGGTAACAAAGCTGATGGTCCAGATAGTGACTTAACCCCACCAGATCAAGCGTACTATATTTGCAGAGACTTTCCTGCGAATTTTCCAGCAACATTTTCTAATCCAGCTGACTTATCGCAGCCACCGAAAGCTAAGTTTTGGTGTTCGGCAAGTGATGCTTGTGGAATTTTATATAGGTTTGATGGTAATGAAAGTCCAACTAGTGCTAGCACAGAAGGTAGTAACTACAAAGTAGCAAAGATTATTGATGAGCAAACTCGTACTATCTTTGATAATGTTTATGTGGAAGGAGATAAAGCCTATTTGCAATATCGACTATACGATCGTAGTACAAAGCTTCCTAATGACACCGGTGGTTATGTCTTCTCTATTAAACAAACTAAATGTCGTAGGACTAATGGTATAGGTTTAACTGATCCAGGAGCAACTGATCGTGGCCGGATTCAATATATTATAACAAAATATGGAGATAGCCCAAATCTTGGTCCTAAAGACAATAGTATTAATACTAGTGGCTATAGTGCAGTTACTCAAGCTGATGGAACTATACAAATCATGAATGGTAGTACCAATGCGTTTGGGCCTGATGTAAAGATATATCCTGATGGTACTATTACTGCATATGCAGGTGGAGGTAAGACTATCAACTATTCATGTTTTAGTAATCCCGCTAAACTATATAAAGATTATCCTACTGCAGGACCCATAGCTTGTAGTCTCATTGGAGCTAGCTCTTCTGGCTCATCATCTAGCACTAATTATGGCGTTAATTATACTCCTGAGGGACTTGTAGTTGATGCTGATGGTAATGGAGAAATTAAAGTACCAGACGGTGTTGAAGGTTATTTGTGGATGAGAGTGTACAATAACACAGCAGATTATCCAGAGAGTTTTGGTCAATATACAGTGCAATTTTTTACTTCAAAAGCTACTGGTCAGTTTACGGCACTTATTTTGACTCCTTTATTTGAGAAAATGAAAGATATGATCAAATCTGCGTCGATACAAGTCTTTAAAAACATGACTTGTTATGATGGTGGTGCTACTGAATATTCATCATGTATTAGTTTTTTCACTTATATTAAGGGCATATTAAGCTTGTATATTATGGTATACGGGATGATGTTCTTGTTAGGAATGGTTCAGATTAGTCAGTTAGATTTAGTAACGCGGGTGATTAAGATCGGTTTTGTGTCAGGATTAATGAGTCATAAAACCTTTGATTTTTTTAATAATTATGTATTTGATTTTGTTACAGGATTCTCTGATTCAATAATTTCAAATATGAGTGGATTTAGTATGTTTTCCACTAGTGATAAGATAACAAATCCATTTATGTTTATGGATGCATTGATGAGTAAGATATTTTTTACTCAAACCTTTTTTGCTCAATTACTGGCGTTAATTGGTATGGGTATTAGCGGAATGTTATATTTTATCATTGTAGTTATTGCATTAGCCATTTTAATTATCACGACTTTTAGAGCGATTGCTATTTATATAATGGCGTTTTTATCGGTAGCGGTATTAATAGGTCTTGCGCCACTATTCCTTACTTTTATGTTATTTGATTTTACTAAATACCTATTTGATAACTGGGTTAGATTTACTTTCAGATATATGGTTGAGCCGGTAGTGCTGATGGCTGGGATCATTATTCTTACTCAATTATTTACAATTTATCTGGATTTTGCTGTTGGCTATAGTGTTTGTTGGAAATGTGCTTTGCCAATAAAATTACCATTTCCTAACATCCCTGGTTTTAGCCCGGCTTTTGCGGATGTCGAATTATTTTGTATCAACTGGTTTGCTCCTTGGGGATTTGATCATCGTTCTGGGATGATGGGTATAAATTTGCAG
- a CDS encoding VirB3 family type IV secretion system protein, whose protein sequence is MSGQLVSDPLFVGLTRPTMIFGVSIQFAMLNMMISVGAFIQTSGIGIIFIAGAVHLVGYLLCFKEPRFMELYLNKGSKCNQCPNKSFYGANSYSI, encoded by the coding sequence ATGTCTGGACAATTAGTATCAGATCCATTGTTTGTAGGATTAACTAGACCTACAATGATATTTGGTGTCAGTATCCAATTTGCGATGTTGAATATGATGATTTCAGTTGGAGCATTTATTCAAACTTCTGGTATAGGTATTATTTTTATTGCTGGTGCAGTTCATTTGGTAGGGTATTTATTGTGTTTTAAAGAACCAAGATTTATGGAGCTTTACTTAAATAAAGGTAGTAAATGTAATCAATGCCCTAATAAATCTTTTTATGGCGCAAATTCATATAGTATTTGA
- a CDS encoding type IV secretion system protein codes for MLMLSCEVFANFGDSCTTIPTSNIDNDLRTNTAYGHLIGNIDMTTYVSNACDINNADFTFCLKNAPGATPICNPITMKIGDSKTLGNISTNPELGGSPLLRDLTLTVQQLDTIICLTMPTSRGSLSVACKGTKLPPPPPPADDNTCKTVGQSCYGSSKSQSLFNFSGVAVSCLKETLDKVFFQYNTCRPGTEVTLTSLSPFATFQEALKTSIRAALIIYVIFYGFKVVLNHEYANLDKVAMFILKFLFISYFAVGLGPAFFKEGKLTTNNGMVEFALPFLASATSDFAYIVFSSGGSKGLCEFDQSKYEKGYKYFALWDAIDCRIGYYLGMQLLYNMSSVLDSLSGSNSSSGDSGNAIQLGSAGKDGTKALKTVGGLTFFAVMFGFFMAGNIIIVICGLVFVIIFSSIMLQFITSYLVCLITLYVMAYISPIFITMALFERTKSYFDSWLKVTLSCALQPAVLAGFVALLLTMYDSAIYKNCQFKRHDYKVSDVNFSTFELREPAGNPTECRDSAGYKLLKYYIGQGWEKYNVILFPIYSVRDIFGLMVNMIYVFVFTYIFYHFSKSFSQFAADITGGPIMDSVTASPQKVVDTAIKAANFIKNAVKASQGDPQAAKELAESVKKDDKKEGGGEGGGEGDGAEEASDKIGGGEGGMSGGSGGGGGGGGA; via the coding sequence ATGTTAATGCTGTCTTGTGAGGTTTTTGCTAATTTTGGTGATTCATGTACGACAATTCCTACCTCTAATATTGATAATGATCTACGTACTAATACTGCGTATGGGCACTTAATTGGTAATATTGATATGACTACATATGTAAGTAATGCATGTGATATTAATAATGCTGATTTTACATTTTGTTTAAAGAATGCTCCAGGTGCGACGCCAATTTGTAATCCTATTACTATGAAAATTGGTGACTCTAAAACGCTTGGTAATATTAGTACTAATCCAGAATTGGGGGGTAGCCCTTTATTAAGAGATCTAACACTGACCGTTCAACAACTGGATACAATAATATGTTTAACTATGCCTACCTCGCGTGGCAGTTTATCTGTAGCTTGTAAAGGAACAAAACTTCCACCACCCCCACCACCTGCCGATGATAATACTTGTAAAACTGTGGGGCAATCATGTTATGGTTCTTCTAAGAGCCAATCGTTATTTAATTTTTCTGGAGTGGCAGTAAGTTGTTTAAAAGAAACGTTAGATAAGGTGTTTTTTCAATATAACACTTGTAGACCAGGAACTGAAGTAACTTTAACTTCGCTTAGTCCATTTGCAACTTTTCAAGAAGCTCTAAAAACATCTATTCGTGCAGCTTTGATTATATATGTGATATTCTATGGTTTTAAAGTGGTATTAAATCATGAATATGCCAATTTAGATAAAGTAGCAATGTTTATATTGAAATTTTTATTTATTAGTTATTTTGCAGTAGGGCTTGGTCCAGCATTTTTTAAAGAAGGTAAATTAACTACTAATAATGGGATGGTAGAGTTCGCTTTACCATTTTTAGCCAGTGCTACTTCTGATTTTGCTTATATAGTTTTTAGTAGCGGTGGTTCAAAAGGTTTGTGTGAATTTGATCAATCAAAATATGAGAAAGGTTATAAGTATTTTGCGTTATGGGATGCTATAGATTGTCGAATAGGTTATTATCTTGGGATGCAATTATTATATAATATGTCTTCGGTTTTAGATTCTTTATCAGGTTCTAATTCATCGTCAGGTGACTCTGGAAATGCAATACAGCTAGGGTCTGCTGGTAAAGATGGAACAAAAGCTTTAAAAACAGTGGGTGGTTTGACCTTTTTTGCAGTAATGTTTGGTTTCTTTATGGCTGGTAACATTATTATTGTCATTTGTGGTTTAGTATTTGTCATTATATTTTCTTCTATCATGTTACAATTTATTACTAGTTATCTAGTATGTTTAATTACGTTATATGTTATGGCTTATATTTCGCCGATATTTATTACCATGGCTTTATTTGAAAGAACTAAGAGTTATTTTGATTCATGGTTGAAAGTAACCTTGTCTTGCGCGTTGCAACCAGCAGTATTGGCAGGGTTTGTAGCATTGCTACTTACAATGTATGATTCAGCTATATATAAAAATTGTCAATTTAAACGTCATGATTATAAAGTAAGTGATGTTAATTTTAGTACTTTTGAGTTAAGAGAACCGGCGGGCAATCCTACTGAATGTAGAGATAGTGCTGGATATAAATTACTCAAATATTACATTGGTCAGGGATGGGAAAAGTATAATGTCATATTATTTCCAATTTATTCAGTTAGAGATATTTTTGGATTAATGGTGAATATGATTTATGTATTTGTATTTACCTATATTTTTTACCATTTCTCAAAATCGTTTAGTCAGTTTGCTGCTGATATTACCGGCGGACCGATTATGGACTCAGTAACTGCAAGCCCACAGAAAGTAGTAGATACAGCAATTAAGGCAGCCAATTTTATTAAAAATGCAGTGAAAGCTTCGCAGGGAGACCCACAAGCTGCCAAAGAATTAGCTGAATCAGTAAAAAAAGACGATAAAAAAGAAGGCGGAGGTGAAGGCGGAGGTGAAGGTGATGGCGCTGAAGAAGCGTCGGATAAAATTGGCGGTGGTGAAGGTGGTATGAGCGGCGGCAGTGGCGGCGGTGGCGGCGGTGGCGGAGCTTAA
- a CDS encoding type IV secretion system protein, with protein MSYARGLVQLVYSGLSRIVSVLLIIAVVNFSNVQKADAKDIMDSIIDVLTGLTCETQGVGDLLRSEFSHTCIPASFFSFMVANILSPGLYANSVLRLKINDQEMFPGACERPNRIDPRLSRDSTDTSKPLDPNTKLKLSFAVCSNTKLAVVRVKAVAKSAIAIASSMFTGKSPWDDIKKSWDFPKEDYHEMFRSTEEGDSGNMIDIGLVPWFPWKVIRENDRLCVATMAFSGWIPVGCKYIKEPYPQSIYASFMDLNQSGSLYSAEDDMALMKCSNTGGCYQRAYNNSRTAVIISGPLIECIREMATRLLASSDVCTFDDINSVVNSSKRETSSFFKFQQNMHKTVTAFLTIYVIFFGFKILLTGNVPPKAEFVNFVVKVIFVTYFSVGINIQPYSNSDYGKLDGMIQWAFPFLLGGMNQMASWIMNASPSELCKFDMSYAKGLEHLALWDALDCRVSHYLGLDFIQTMIVENQARNHDFVNFDFFSFSVPPYYYLLIPAVITGNMTLVSLALMYPLLVISVGAYMVNATVICMISIVILGVLAPLFVPMLLFQYTRGYFDGWVKLMISFMLQPMVVTTFMVTMFSVYDFGFYGSCRYDSKDLKSDQRQTRIFYVSNNWASYDGGEDGDEAKGCKNSLGFMLNNPIAAMYDFGKSSVKEMAKPQSSTDDFMAKFQFLSAITFSPAMFFISPKVLFEKIKDLVLALITACFTLYLMYHFSAQLSEFAADMTEGVSLSAVAIKPQAIFKAGMKALSAAGGAMKGVGGAGKAGAGRAGDKIGGNVGGGEGAGDKIGGNVGGGGGAGDKIGGNVGDGGGSSNSSSGGNGSTNKKVDGETEGGSGVGGSSGAGFQNANRSSGGEIQQQNISVADTGPMRKLETPEVRENLEKFFSDRNIDTNNLTGFSKAEFSRYVAFSSEEKKFAKVKSVYEAMLRNTMNNDKMNGHQEAYAKNIESMFSGTQKAEIAKINASVLSELKPEQKRGGGVVKPQTGQDVKSTKQPTQNSSQDMNSNVNIGGGAMELFGSVQRTEGSIDEKLKQFSNLNDTNNADSVDKKSSSVPEKEVPTRDDTSSTKNTIDRDTTTESKAPKSQENQDREEKEDLNQPKESNINQGEGGDKT; from the coding sequence ATGAGTTATGCAAGAGGTCTAGTTCAACTTGTATATTCCGGCTTATCTAGAATTGTGTCAGTATTGCTAATAATTGCTGTAGTCAATTTTAGTAATGTACAAAAAGCAGATGCAAAAGATATTATGGATTCAATTATTGATGTTCTTACAGGTCTTACCTGTGAGACTCAAGGTGTTGGAGATTTGCTGCGTTCGGAATTCTCACATACTTGTATTCCAGCTTCATTTTTTTCTTTTATGGTGGCTAATATTTTGTCGCCTGGTCTTTATGCTAATTCAGTCTTACGTTTGAAAATAAATGATCAAGAGATGTTCCCTGGAGCTTGTGAGCGTCCAAATCGAATAGACCCAAGACTTTCAAGAGATTCAACTGATACAAGCAAACCTCTTGATCCAAACACTAAGCTAAAATTAAGTTTTGCAGTATGTAGTAATACTAAGTTAGCTGTAGTTCGTGTGAAAGCGGTAGCAAAATCTGCAATCGCTATTGCTTCATCAATGTTTACTGGCAAAAGCCCGTGGGACGATATCAAAAAATCATGGGACTTTCCAAAAGAGGATTATCATGAGATGTTTAGAAGTACAGAGGAAGGTGATTCAGGTAACATGATTGACATCGGGTTAGTACCTTGGTTTCCATGGAAAGTGATAAGAGAGAATGATAGATTATGTGTTGCAACTATGGCATTTAGTGGTTGGATACCAGTAGGATGTAAATATATAAAAGAACCATATCCTCAATCTATTTATGCAAGCTTTATGGATTTAAATCAATCCGGCTCTTTGTATTCTGCTGAAGATGATATGGCGTTAATGAAATGTAGTAATACCGGTGGGTGTTACCAAAGAGCTTATAATAATTCTAGGACTGCTGTAATTATCTCCGGTCCATTAATAGAATGTATACGAGAAATGGCTACTCGTTTGCTAGCAAGTAGTGACGTTTGTACTTTTGACGATATTAATTCGGTAGTAAATTCATCTAAGCGGGAAACTAGTTCATTTTTTAAGTTTCAACAAAACATGCATAAAACTGTTACTGCTTTTTTAACCATATATGTGATTTTTTTTGGGTTTAAAATTTTATTAACAGGGAATGTGCCGCCAAAAGCGGAATTTGTTAATTTTGTCGTAAAAGTTATTTTTGTAACGTATTTTTCAGTAGGAATTAATATCCAACCTTATAGTAATTCAGACTACGGTAAGTTGGATGGGATGATTCAGTGGGCATTCCCATTTTTACTTGGTGGGATGAATCAAATGGCGAGTTGGATCATGAATGCTTCTCCGTCTGAATTATGCAAGTTTGACATGAGTTATGCAAAAGGTCTTGAGCATCTTGCTTTGTGGGATGCTTTAGATTGTAGAGTAAGTCATTATTTAGGACTAGATTTTATCCAAACTATGATAGTAGAGAATCAAGCTCGTAATCATGATTTTGTAAATTTTGATTTCTTTAGTTTTTCGGTGCCACCATATTATTATCTACTAATTCCAGCAGTAATAACTGGGAACATGACTTTAGTATCTCTTGCTTTAATGTACCCATTATTAGTGATTTCAGTTGGTGCTTATATGGTTAATGCCACTGTGATTTGTATGATTTCAATAGTAATTCTTGGTGTGTTGGCACCATTATTTGTACCGATGTTGTTATTTCAATATACTAGAGGTTATTTTGATGGTTGGGTAAAGCTAATGATATCATTTATGTTGCAACCTATGGTAGTAACAACTTTTATGGTTACGATGTTTTCAGTCTATGATTTTGGCTTTTATGGAAGTTGTCGATATGATTCAAAAGACTTAAAGAGTGATCAGCGACAAACAAGGATATTTTACGTTAGTAACAATTGGGCTAGTTATGATGGAGGTGAAGATGGTGATGAAGCTAAGGGATGCAAAAACAGCTTAGGATTTATGTTAAATAATCCTATAGCCGCTATGTACGATTTTGGTAAATCGTCGGTCAAAGAAATGGCAAAACCACAAAGTAGCACTGATGATTTTATGGCAAAATTTCAATTTTTAAGTGCAATTACTTTTTCGCCAGCAATGTTTTTTATTTCACCTAAGGTACTATTTGAAAAGATCAAAGATTTAGTACTGGCATTAATTACGGCTTGTTTTACTTTGTACTTGATGTACCACTTTAGCGCACAATTGTCGGAATTTGCTGCGGATATGACTGAGGGAGTTTCTCTTAGCGCGGTTGCCATAAAACCACAAGCGATATTTAAAGCTGGTATGAAGGCTCTTAGTGCTGCTGGTGGAGCAATGAAAGGTGTCGGCGGTGCTGGGAAAGCTGGTGCTGGCAGAGCCGGTGATAAGATTGGTGGTAATGTTGGTGGCGGCGAAGGTGCTGGGGATAAGATTGGTGGTAATGTTGGCGGCGGTGGTGGCGCTGGAGATAAGATTGGTGGTAATGTTGGTGATGGTGGCGGTAGTAGCAACAGTTCGTCTGGTGGCAACGGTAGCACAAATAAGAAAGTTGACGGTGAAACTGAAGGTGGTTCTGGAGTAGGAGGAAGTAGCGGTGCTGGGTTTCAAAATGCTAATAGATCATCAGGAGGTGAGATTCAACAACAAAATATTTCTGTTGCTGATACTGGGCCAATGAGGAAGCTAGAGACGCCTGAAGTTAGAGAAAATCTAGAGAAATTCTTTAGCGATCGTAATATTGACACCAATAATCTAACTGGCTTTTCTAAAGCAGAGTTTTCAAGATATGTGGCTTTTTCCAGTGAAGAGAAAAAATTTGCCAAGGTAAAGTCAGTATACGAAGCGATGCTAAGAAATACTATGAATAATGATAAAATGAATGGACATCAGGAAGCTTATGCTAAGAATATTGAATCAATGTTTTCTGGAACGCAAAAGGCAGAAATTGCTAAAATTAATGCTAGTGTCTTAAGTGAATTAAAGCCGGAACAAAAACGAGGTGGAGGTGTGGTAAAACCACAAACTGGACAAGATGTTAAATCTACCAAGCAACCTACTCAAAATAGCTCTCAGGATATGAACAGTAATGTTAATATAGGTGGTGGTGCTATGGAATTATTTGGTTCTGTACAAAGAACCGAAGGGAGTATCGATGAGAAACTAAAACAATTCAGTAATTTAAATGATACTAATAACGCCGACAGTGTTGATAAAAAGAGTTCATCAGTGCCTGAAAAAGAAGTGCCAACTAGAGATGATACATCATCAACAAAAAACACTATAGACAGAGATACTACTACAGAAAGTAAAGCACCAAAATCCCAGGAAAATCAGGATAGGGAGGAGAAAGAGGATTTAAATCAACCGAAAGAATCAAATATAAATCAGGGTGAAGGTGGTGATAAAACATAA
- a CDS encoding VirB4 family type IV secretion/conjugal transfer ATPase has translation MKLFKTTAAKESKARREKPVSHFIPYKCHWDSNTILTKKNELLQVIKVSGFSFETADDDDLDIRKNMRNSLLKTMASGNIILYFHTVRRRKPVVSKQHYSIDPTIKVPNDFITYLSNEWRKKHSGAASFFNELYISILYKPDTAGAAIVEHLLKKLQQSSNKSAWESDMREMKESLQEMSTRVLNTFRDYDAKLLGVEKSNSGYNCEILGFLGTLVNCGQSMPMIVPRGQIDQYIPTHRLFFGSRSIEARGASGRKYAGIVSILEYGPSTSAGMFDGFLQMPFEFIMTQSFVFSNRTVAINAMTLQQNRMIQAQDKAVSQIAEISQALDMAMSGDIGFGEHHFSVLCIDDNLKALENALSMASVELSNCGLQPVREKVNVEPSYWGQLPGNIDYIIRKSTINTLNMSGFASMHNYPIGKMSGNHWGEHVTILDTTSGTPFYFNFHVRDVGHTLIIGPTGAGKTVLMNFLCAQAQKFKPRMFFFDKDRGAEIFIRALAGIYTVIDPGKQCNFNPLQLPDNGENRSFLLDWLKILVTTNGETISAEDIKLLTQALDGNYRLNRKDRRLRNIVPFLGIDGPGTLAGRIAMWHSKGSHAKIFDNEEDNIDLAKARVFGFEMAELLKDTISLSPVLLYVFHRINISLDGFPTMIVLDEAWALIDNPVFAPKIKDWLKVLRKLNTFVIFATQSVEDAAKSRISDTLIQQTATQIFLPNLKATDVYRSAFMLSQREYILIKTTDPASRYFLIKQGISAVVAKVNLSGMTNIVNVLSGRAETVLLLDRVRAEYGENPEKWLPIFYEEVKAI, from the coding sequence ATTAAATTATTTAAAACTACTGCCGCAAAAGAATCTAAAGCACGTCGAGAAAAGCCAGTGTCGCATTTTATTCCTTATAAGTGCCATTGGGATAGTAATACTATTTTGACTAAGAAAAATGAATTACTTCAGGTGATAAAGGTTAGTGGTTTTTCATTTGAGACTGCTGATGATGATGATTTAGATATCAGAAAAAATATGAGAAATTCATTACTAAAGACAATGGCCTCAGGTAATATTATTCTATATTTTCATACGGTTAGGAGACGAAAACCAGTAGTAAGTAAACAGCATTATAGTATTGATCCTACTATAAAAGTACCAAACGATTTTATTACATATTTATCTAATGAATGGAGAAAGAAACACTCCGGTGCTGCTTCGTTTTTTAACGAATTATATATTAGTATTTTATATAAGCCAGATACAGCTGGTGCTGCTATAGTAGAGCATTTGTTAAAAAAGTTACAACAGAGTTCCAATAAATCAGCTTGGGAAAGTGATATGAGGGAGATGAAAGAAAGTCTCCAAGAAATGAGTACAAGAGTTTTAAATACGTTTAGAGATTACGATGCAAAATTACTGGGGGTTGAAAAATCTAATAGTGGTTATAATTGTGAAATTTTAGGCTTTTTGGGGACTTTAGTAAATTGTGGTCAATCAATGCCAATGATTGTTCCACGAGGACAAATTGACCAATATATACCAACTCACAGGTTATTTTTTGGATCTCGTTCAATTGAAGCGCGAGGAGCAAGTGGACGAAAATATGCTGGTATAGTCAGTATATTGGAATATGGTCCTAGTACTTCAGCTGGGATGTTTGATGGTTTTTTGCAAATGCCTTTTGAATTTATTATGACTCAAAGTTTTGTATTTTCTAACAGAACTGTAGCAATTAATGCGATGACATTGCAACAAAATCGAATGATTCAGGCTCAAGATAAAGCAGTATCTCAAATTGCCGAGATCTCACAAGCGCTTGATATGGCTATGAGTGGAGATATTGGTTTCGGTGAACATCATTTTTCTGTTCTATGTATAGATGATAATTTGAAAGCCTTAGAAAATGCATTATCTATGGCATCAGTAGAATTATCTAACTGTGGCTTACAACCAGTACGTGAAAAAGTAAATGTCGAGCCTAGCTATTGGGGGCAGCTGCCTGGTAATATAGATTATATAATTAGAAAATCTACTATCAATACACTTAATATGTCAGGGTTTGCCTCGATGCATAATTACCCGATTGGTAAAATGTCTGGTAATCATTGGGGAGAACATGTAACTATTCTTGACACTACTTCTGGCACCCCTTTTTATTTTAATTTTCATGTGAGAGATGTTGGTCATACCTTGATTATTGGTCCTACTGGAGCTGGTAAAACTGTATTAATGAATTTTCTATGCGCGCAAGCACAGAAATTTAAGCCACGTATGTTCTTTTTTGATAAAGATCGTGGGGCTGAAATTTTTATTCGTGCACTTGCTGGTATTTATACTGTTATAGATCCTGGTAAGCAATGTAATTTTAATCCATTGCAATTGCCGGATAATGGAGAAAATAGGTCATTTTTATTAGATTGGTTAAAAATATTGGTAACCACTAATGGAGAAACTATTTCTGCTGAAGATATTAAATTATTAACTCAAGCGTTAGACGGCAATTATCGATTAAACAGAAAAGATCGAAGATTGCGCAATATAGTTCCTTTTTTAGGTATTGATGGACCAGGTACTTTAGCCGGTAGAATTGCTATGTGGCACAGCAAGGGGTCGCATGCAAAAATATTTGATAATGAGGAAGATAATATTGATTTAGCTAAAGCTAGAGTTTTTGGTTTTGAAATGGCTGAATTATTGAAAGATACTATCAGTTTATCGCCAGTATTATTGTATGTGTTTCATCGTATTAATATTTCTCTGGATGGTTTCCCAACAATGATAGTACTTGATGAAGCGTGGGCATTAATTGATAACCCGGTATTTGCTCCAAAAATCAAAGATTGGTTGAAGGTTTTGAGAAAATTAAATACTTTTGTTATTTTTGCTACGCAGAGTGTGGAAGATGCTGCAAAAAGTAGAATAAGTGATACTTTAATACAACAAACGGCAACTCAAATATTTTTACCTAATCTTAAAGCAACGGATGTGTATCGTAGTGCTTTTATGTTAAGCCAAAGAGAATATATTTTAATTAAAACTACCGATCCTGCATCTCGGTATTTTTTAATAAAACAAGGAATAAGTGCTGTAGTGGCTAAGGTTAATTTAAGTGGTATGACTAATATAGTTAATGTACTATCAGGTAGGGCAGAAACAGTATTATTGCTCGATCGAGTTCGAGCAGAGTATGGGGAAAATCCAGAAAAATGGTTGCCAATATTCTATGAAGAAGTAAAAGCAATATGA